The Metamycoplasma gateae genome window below encodes:
- the uvrB gene encoding excinuclease ABC subunit UvrB, whose translation MNNFKLFSNFKPSGDQPQAIKNLVVGLKEGKKHQVLLGVTGSGKTFTLANVIKESNRPAIVISHNKTLASQIYQELKELFPENKVEYFISYFDYYRPEAYLPSTDLFIEKTSMINKEIEAMRISTINSLISRRDTIVVASVASIYGAFNPNEYRKHYLLLKTGLKEKKKNILNQLVKMRYVNKGFFPEIESGEFKAVGDVITISPGYKFNSLIRIELLDDSIEKITLINPITKEVLQTLEEIIIYPCTNFLINQANMEKICEEIQVELNEQIDFFRKNNKLIESQRIEERISADIDSIREFGHTKGMENYARYIDGRKPGEKPYTLFDYLPKDAIIFVDESHLMLPQIEGMYNGDFSRKNNLVEYGFRLPSSLDNRPLKFEEFDDINLQRIYLSATPGDKELDLTDGEITTQYIRPTGLLDPIIQIKPKENQIAVIHDLIKEQIKNNERSLILTTTKSSAEELSKYLKEHKINSAYIHEEFEVFERNAVLTGLRMGKYDVVIGINLLREGIDLPEVSLILVLDADTPGFSRNKRSLIQIVGRAARNDHGKVIFFADVITDSMQQTIDDNIMKRSIQKKYNEENDIIPKTIVKPIPKIDANLVLKTKFNKKLKLKANKDYIEDLVNEMKEAARAQDFRKAADLQNLLFDLGYDTKKSLKK comes from the coding sequence ATGAACAATTTTAAACTTTTTTCAAATTTCAAACCATCAGGAGATCAACCACAGGCAATTAAAAACCTAGTTGTTGGATTAAAGGAAGGTAAAAAACACCAAGTTTTATTAGGTGTTACTGGTTCAGGAAAAACATTTACTTTAGCCAATGTAATCAAAGAATCAAATAGACCTGCAATAGTAATAAGTCATAACAAAACTTTAGCCAGTCAAATTTACCAAGAATTAAAGGAATTATTTCCTGAAAATAAGGTTGAATATTTTATTTCATATTTCGATTATTATCGCCCTGAAGCTTACCTTCCTTCAACAGATTTATTTATTGAAAAGACATCAATGATAAATAAGGAAATTGAAGCTATGAGAATATCAACTATCAATTCTTTAATAAGTAGAAGGGATACAATTGTAGTTGCTTCAGTCGCTTCAATTTATGGTGCATTTAACCCTAATGAATATAGAAAACATTATCTTTTATTAAAAACTGGTTTAAAAGAAAAGAAAAAAAATATATTAAACCAACTTGTAAAAATGAGATATGTGAATAAAGGATTTTTCCCCGAAATCGAAAGTGGTGAGTTTAAGGCTGTGGGTGATGTTATAACTATTTCACCCGGTTATAAATTTAATTCATTAATTAGAATCGAATTGTTAGATGACAGTATTGAAAAAATAACTTTAATTAATCCAATCACAAAAGAAGTTCTTCAAACATTGGAGGAAATCATAATATATCCATGTACAAACTTTCTAATTAACCAGGCAAATATGGAAAAAATTTGTGAAGAAATTCAGGTTGAATTAAATGAACAAATAGATTTTTTTAGAAAAAATAATAAGTTAATTGAAAGTCAAAGAATTGAAGAAAGAATATCTGCTGACATTGATTCTATTCGAGAATTCGGTCACACAAAGGGTATGGAAAATTATGCTAGATATATAGATGGCAGAAAACCTGGTGAAAAACCATATACCCTTTTTGATTATCTACCTAAAGATGCAATTATTTTTGTTGATGAAAGTCATTTAATGCTACCACAAATTGAGGGTATGTATAATGGAGATTTTTCAAGAAAAAACAATTTAGTTGAATACGGTTTTAGATTACCATCATCATTAGATAATAGACCTTTAAAATTTGAAGAATTTGATGACATAAATTTACAAAGAATCTATTTATCAGCAACGCCAGGAGACAAAGAATTAGATCTTACTGATGGAGAAATTACAACTCAATATATTCGTCCGACAGGACTTTTGGACCCAATTATTCAAATAAAGCCAAAGGAAAATCAAATTGCTGTTATCCACGATCTTATTAAAGAACAAATAAAAAATAACGAAAGATCATTAATATTAACAACAACAAAAAGCAGTGCTGAAGAACTTTCGAAGTATTTAAAAGAACATAAAATAAATTCAGCGTATATTCACGAGGAATTTGAAGTGTTCGAAAGAAATGCAGTTCTAACTGGACTGAGAATGGGAAAATATGATGTCGTTATTGGAATAAATTTATTAAGAGAAGGAATTGATTTACCTGAGGTAAGTTTAATATTAGTTTTAGACGCTGATACACCTGGATTTAGTAGAAATAAAAGGTCTTTAATTCAAATTGTGGGTAGAGCAGCTCGTAATGACCATGGAAAAGTTATTTTCTTTGCTGACGTTATTACTGATTCAATGCAACAAACAATTGATGATAATATAATGAAAAGAAGCATTCAAAAAAAATACAATGAAGAAAATGATATTATTCCAAAAACAATTGTTAAACCAATACCTAAAATTGATGCTAATTTAGTGTTAAAAACTAAATTCAATAAAAAATTAAAATTAAAAGCAAATAAGGATTATATCGAGGATTTAGTAAACGAAATGAAAGAAGCCGCGAGAGCACAAGATTTTAGAAAAGCGGCAGATTTACAGAATTTATTATTTGATTTAGGATATGATACAAAAAAATCTTTAAAGAAATAA
- a CDS encoding leucine-rich repeat domain-containing protein → MKRNKRILLTLASTIVPVSTAAIVVSCGSGESYNEYAKDFVLGTAGRENYNKETKTLDLSKTEIRFIPQGAFSAPALYALFVKGSAAANPNPQFLAPDGIFDIKKRSINIDKIILPASLEVIEKGAFSDLGLKEVQFDISSDKLTKIDAEAFANNRISTLTLPTSIKEIEEKAFLNNQLTSVNLEALTNLKKLSVGVFAKNKLTELNLTNINTIEESALALNEFKNLELHKDLSRVSEKTFFFIGTVTVEPVSLSVLNASVKEFLKQQLVNNDKLNYSIVE, encoded by the coding sequence ATGAAAAGAAATAAAAGAATATTATTAACATTAGCTTCAACTATCGTTCCGGTATCAACTGCGGCAATCGTTGTATCATGTGGTTCGGGCGAAAGTTATAATGAATATGCAAAAGATTTTGTTTTAGGAACAGCCGGTAGAGAAAACTATAATAAAGAAACAAAAACATTAGATTTAAGTAAAACTGAAATTAGATTTATTCCTCAAGGTGCTTTTTCAGCTCCAGCATTGTATGCTCTGTTTGTAAAAGGTAGTGCAGCGGCTAATCCGAATCCTCAATTTTTAGCTCCAGATGGTATCTTTGATATTAAAAAAAGAAGTATTAATATTGATAAAATAATACTTCCAGCTTCTTTAGAAGTTATTGAAAAAGGTGCTTTTTCAGACCTAGGATTAAAAGAAGTTCAATTTGATATTTCTTCAGATAAATTAACTAAAATTGATGCAGAGGCATTTGCAAATAACAGAATTTCAACTTTAACTCTTCCAACATCAATAAAAGAAATCGAAGAAAAGGCTTTCCTAAATAATCAATTAACTTCAGTCAATTTAGAAGCATTAACAAACCTTAAAAAATTAAGTGTGGGGGTTTTTGCAAAAAATAAATTAACTGAACTAAATTTAACTAATATAAACACAATTGAAGAATCAGCATTAGCGCTGAACGAATTTAAAAATTTAGAATTACATAAAGATCTATCTCGTGTTTCAGAAAAAACATTTTTCTTTATCGGAACCGTAACTGTTGAACCAGTATCTCTTTCTGTTTTAAACGCTTCAGTAAAAGAATTTCTAAAACAACAATTAGTAAATAATGATAAATTAAATTATTCGATAGTAGAATAA
- a CDS encoding IS30 family transposase: protein MNYTIKKYNHLTDNERIIIENYLKLNYSLRRISRLIERSVSTLSREIKRNTNSFGTYEFKHASLKTRERSRHKYYFKFVDNQKFKNFSNAFLQKYDKKFFGIKSTYNFIKTSTKHCCPSLRTVFNWINTNNWVIKKYDKLRQYYKKGGKRTASVIKRLVKSADYVFPIWTRPKSIDLRLEFGHWEADLVLGKEPMDIIMFLTLTERKTRIGFAKIIQSKSPNIINSELKKIIRDNELEVKTITVDNGIEFEKIGILARWLNIKIYRAEPYASFQRGSNEHWNGILRREFKKGFNFNTITQEKLDSVVNQINNMTREILNWKTPLQTYLEYIK from the coding sequence ATGAATTATACAATAAAAAAATATAACCATTTAACAGATAATGAAAGAATAATTATTGAAAATTATTTAAAGTTAAATTATTCTCTTCGTAGGATTTCGAGATTAATCGAGCGAAGTGTTTCAACCCTAAGTAGAGAAATAAAGAGGAATACAAATAGTTTCGGAACTTATGAATTTAAACACGCTAGTTTAAAAACAAGAGAAAGATCAAGACATAAGTATTATTTTAAATTCGTGGATAACCAAAAATTCAAAAATTTTTCTAACGCTTTTTTACAAAAATATGACAAAAAGTTTTTTGGTATAAAGTCAACATATAATTTTATAAAAACTAGCACAAAACACTGTTGTCCTTCTTTAAGAACGGTTTTTAATTGAATAAACACTAATAATTGAGTTATAAAAAAGTACGATAAATTAAGACAATATTATAAAAAGGGTGGTAAAAGAACAGCATCCGTAATAAAACGGCTTGTAAAATCTGCTGATTATGTTTTTCCAATATGAACTAGACCTAAATCTATAGATTTAAGACTTGAATTTGGACACTGAGAAGCAGATCTAGTTTTAGGAAAAGAGCCAATGGATATAATAATGTTTTTAACTTTAACTGAAAGAAAAACAAGAATAGGATTTGCAAAAATAATACAAAGCAAATCACCAAATATAATTAATTCAGAGTTAAAAAAGATTATAAGAGATAATGAATTAGAAGTAAAAACAATAACAGTGGACAATGGTATTGAATTTGAAAAAATAGGTATTTTAGCCAGATGATTAAATATAAAGATTTATAGAGCTGAACCTTATGCATCTTTTCAAAGAGGCTCAAATGAACATTGAAATGGAATTTTGAGAAGAGAATTCAAAAAAGGTTTTAACTTTAATACTATAACTCAAGAAAAACTTGACTCAGTTGTTAACCAAATAAATAATATGACGCGGGAAATATTAAATTGGAAGACACCATTACAAACCTATTTAGAATATATTAAATAA
- a CDS encoding virulence protein, protein MEVMMYGLVFYLKKEILIREYGKGEDNYKQAYEDVRDILRHYGFHWLSNSFYFSRSINNLLQITKALQHIKNIPWFKKSLVSLHVFKMEDLSNFTEYIIDEK, encoded by the coding sequence ATGGAGGTAATGATGTACGGATTGGTTTTTTATTTAAAAAAAGAAATACTAATTAGAGAATACGGAAAAGGTGAAGATAATTATAAGCAAGCCTATGAAGATGTAAGAGATATATTAAGACATTATGGATTTCATTGACTTTCAAATAGTTTTTATTTCTCAAGATCAATAAATAATTTGTTACAAATAACAAAAGCCTTACAACACATTAAGAATATACCTTGATTTAAAAAATCATTAGTTTCTTTACATGTATTTAAAATGGAAGATTTATCTAATTTTACTGAATACATAATAGATGAAAAATAA
- a CDS encoding AAA family ATPase: protein MKLIQVEAHGFKSFADKVSLKFDGGVVAIIGPNGSGKSNINDAIRWVLGETSSKVLRGDNMEDVIFAGSKTEKEMNRAEVILTFDNRDRAVSIPHDYFTISRVLNRGKGSNEYYINGEIARQKDIKEIAMQSGISKSSLAIIGQGTISDIAEATPERRREIFEEASGTSMYRSKKTEAMRKLERTQEALEQIAIVVQELEKQIKPLQKQAEKAKIFKLKSEQLKEVEVSLLVHDFMAYSESLEKLNNESLIYKQQKEDLEIKIKLYTDICNQKNDLMVELDATISKLTSRIEEINTEINDLEIRSAKESKQREMVINGTLEVDNAQKKEAIKEELSELNTKILLAKEFIQKQKQEIESINKTILDLSALKNDIKNELEIENSKLQKINSKLDFIQEVKHGKTNLQKGTKNIVENSGLFKGYRALVSELISVNTKYALAIETILAGALQHVVVDTPETAVKAIEFLKSNNGGRATFIPLSSVSPKYVLEQHIVVAQTQKGFLGVASELVSTEREFDVLKRFLLGNILVTDTIENANKLSQLLEKRYMVVTLEGDIIRVGGVLSGGQKNEHTSTFGLDEQIKQLEIIKPAILQKIAELKSKEIEIKQKSDNLGNLFSNLSLDVSKQKMNLDENIHRFDELRIKYENISNEKIENLDTVDIAFEIQKLVLERSNLVAKRTSQNELLQVAKKEFADANAKKGDSNNDLNILITENSEKIAQKAKAESAINYAKQRLSEQYNMLFETAREFYNPEIDFEVARKLVSDLKNDIKDLGHVNIDSIEQLKETEDRYNEVKKQEKDIIDAKNTIEEVISEMDKIIIERITNTVSLANNEFKYVFSKMFGGGMAEIRYTDPDNLLESGIDVMAQPPGKSIKNLKLFSGGEKALIAISLLFSLLKAKPLPLCILDEVEAALDEANVIRFAEFLQSLKENTQFLVITHRQGTMERVDKLYGATMQKRGVTTFFSVNLTEAKKLID from the coding sequence ATGAAATTAATTCAAGTTGAAGCGCACGGTTTTAAATCTTTTGCAGATAAAGTAAGTTTAAAATTCGATGGTGGTGTTGTTGCTATAATAGGACCAAATGGTTCGGGTAAATCAAATATTAACGACGCCATTAGATGGGTGTTAGGTGAAACAAGTTCAAAAGTTCTTCGTGGTGATAACATGGAGGATGTAATTTTTGCAGGATCAAAAACTGAAAAAGAAATGAATAGAGCAGAAGTTATTTTAACTTTTGATAATAGAGATAGAGCTGTAAGTATCCCACATGATTATTTTACTATTTCGCGTGTATTAAATCGTGGTAAGGGATCAAATGAATACTATATTAATGGAGAGATAGCGAGACAAAAAGATATTAAAGAAATTGCTATGCAAAGTGGTATTTCCAAATCATCACTAGCCATCATTGGACAAGGAACAATATCTGATATAGCAGAAGCAACTCCCGAAAGACGTCGTGAGATTTTTGAAGAAGCTTCAGGTACTTCAATGTATCGTTCAAAAAAGACAGAAGCAATGAGAAAATTAGAAAGAACTCAGGAAGCTTTAGAACAAATAGCAATTGTAGTTCAAGAGTTGGAAAAACAAATCAAACCTCTTCAAAAACAAGCTGAAAAAGCAAAAATTTTTAAGTTAAAGAGTGAGCAATTAAAAGAAGTAGAAGTTTCATTATTGGTTCATGATTTTATGGCATATTCTGAATCATTAGAAAAACTAAATAATGAATCATTAATTTATAAACAACAAAAAGAAGATTTAGAAATTAAAATTAAACTTTATACAGATATTTGCAACCAAAAAAATGATTTAATGGTTGAGCTAGATGCAACAATATCAAAATTAACTTCTAGAATTGAAGAAATTAATACTGAAATTAATGATCTTGAAATAAGATCGGCCAAAGAATCAAAACAACGTGAAATGGTTATTAATGGAACTTTAGAAGTTGATAATGCACAAAAAAAAGAAGCAATTAAAGAAGAACTAAGTGAATTAAACACAAAGATTTTACTAGCAAAAGAATTTATTCAAAAACAAAAACAAGAAATTGAATCAATTAATAAGACAATTCTTGATTTATCAGCCTTAAAAAACGATATTAAAAACGAACTAGAAATAGAAAATAGTAAGCTACAAAAAATAAATTCAAAATTGGATTTTATACAAGAAGTAAAACACGGTAAAACTAATTTACAAAAAGGGACAAAAAATATAGTTGAGAATTCTGGACTATTTAAAGGATATAGAGCATTAGTATCTGAATTAATTAGTGTAAATACTAAATACGCTTTAGCAATAGAAACAATATTAGCAGGAGCATTACAACACGTAGTTGTAGACACGCCAGAAACTGCAGTTAAGGCGATTGAATTCTTAAAAAGTAATAACGGTGGTAGAGCAACTTTTATACCTCTTTCATCAGTTTCTCCAAAATATGTTTTAGAACAACATATTGTTGTAGCTCAAACACAAAAAGGATTTTTAGGAGTTGCTTCTGAACTTGTTTCAACAGAAAGAGAATTTGATGTATTAAAGAGATTCTTACTAGGAAATATTTTAGTTACTGACACAATTGAAAACGCAAATAAACTTTCACAATTATTAGAAAAAAGATACATGGTAGTTACTCTAGAAGGAGATATCATAAGAGTTGGTGGTGTTTTAAGTGGTGGTCAAAAAAATGAACATACATCGACATTTGGATTAGATGAACAAATTAAACAACTTGAAATAATTAAACCTGCAATATTACAAAAAATAGCAGAACTTAAATCAAAAGAAATTGAGATTAAACAAAAATCAGATAATTTAGGCAATTTATTTTCGAATCTAAGCTTAGATGTTTCTAAACAAAAAATGAACTTAGATGAAAACATTCATAGATTCGATGAACTAAGAATTAAATATGAAAATATTTCGAATGAAAAAATCGAAAATTTAGATACAGTTGATATTGCATTTGAAATTCAAAAATTAGTATTAGAAAGAAGTAATCTTGTTGCAAAAAGAACATCACAAAACGAGTTGCTACAAGTTGCAAAAAAAGAATTTGCAGACGCAAATGCTAAAAAAGGTGATTCAAATAATGATTTAAATATTTTGATTACTGAAAATTCTGAAAAAATAGCTCAAAAAGCTAAAGCAGAATCGGCAATTAATTATGCTAAACAAAGATTATCTGAACAATATAATATGTTATTTGAAACTGCTAGAGAATTCTATAATCCTGAAATTGATTTTGAGGTTGCAAGAAAACTTGTTTCAGATTTAAAAAATGACATTAAAGATTTAGGTCATGTAAATATTGATTCTATTGAACAATTAAAAGAAACAGAAGATAGATACAACGAAGTTAAGAAACAAGAAAAAGACATAATTGATGCAAAAAATACAATCGAAGAAGTTATTAGTGAAATGGATAAGATAATTATTGAAAGAATCACAAATACTGTTTCGCTTGCAAATAATGAATTTAAATATGTATTTTCAAAAATGTTCGGTGGGGGTATGGCTGAAATTAGATACACCGATCCTGATAACTTATTAGAAAGTGGTATTGATGTAATGGCTCAGCCACCAGGAAAATCTATTAAGAATTTAAAACTATTTTCTGGTGGAGAAAAAGCTTTAATTGCTATTTCGTTATTATTCTCATTATTAAAGGCAAAACCTCTTCCATTATGTATCCTAGACGAGGTTGAGGCAGCACTTGACGAAGCTAATGTTATTCGTTTTGCTGAGTTCTTACAAAGTTTAAAAGAAAATACACAATTCTTAGTTATTACACACCGTCAAGGTACAATGGAAAGAGTTGATAAACTTTATGGAGCTACAATGCAAAAAAGAGGAGTCACAACATTCTTTAGTGTTAATTTAACAGAAGCTAAAAAACTAATAGATTAA
- a CDS encoding transglutaminase-like domain-containing protein has product MTLKKKHKLLKLMSLLTVFVTPTILISCNKDSGKKTEDDKKTLDKKDSTEQKDPDEKDTKKEDIPKKDDDQNKKEDNDNSDQDNSNKPSNNNDNLDNQDEDNYFKPNDENTTENEYEILKNKFYPNDIDYDKKPETNERRNADGLDWSKVQNYENNSVFFNETNQKKIILSKRSSKIGDDLEEIKELKELLNKLVSSNEYYAFEVSKLNFNARNMTKALLEWYRESWPDYLYVEFSLKSIYFETETADGNQDLTNINSKTYQDQFIRLKTIEKFPSTIKLDWINEGIDKENLLHFIKNGLAQISNDMSDLDKVYAIVRYVCDYFVYDDLLAFSDLQASINTRKAVCQQYGTSIALLLQLSGVHAIPKQSGDMEHQYALVYFDPAGQNNKKWHRVDGTHADDGRESAEKNKDIFIHKDTRKYTNTFVNPIIGNASSIETGYDLIRYLPWDFMFKNNEYSKVSNYDESFLPITSNTKWGEKFSRYFYSNGYWYMITNRRLDSNYNNVNFLYKVKSNSNKLQIVKAGNKILDDQDKIAPLIELNSVFHRTYDHNGILYLFYKNSNGEMVLDLIDIKGNKTIETKIKLKDIINTNEFDSIITISNIRFDMLKDVIYFDAEGIKDENYLKLPVNIDFKNSSNKKLQFFEKTNKNLVDLWRYKTFLRAKLGTYMFSKSEKMYSLKTSLRNKFKELEKEIDLAFNHIDSDNVDVYIQKLKDIEKQIEKNWWVKTLKNNLKIDQQIGSTIFIDQSHYDEYGFHIPFKTVYDFNIHNTSDNHIMYDVYYSDKPFDKDNTNKANLLLKSVLKKELKLDKSILNTSGYILIKSYYRGNEDKSFIFSNLSKIDFYTSNKFSIFFEKPNNKLFNNHNLNLSLENTNFEENYYISFSFLLKNYSLIKNKIHYRILHKDKNASTIVDKGLFDPQEYHKIQFLVDKNKYKNGSYLFELDIEFENKIYTYYSEHFLDISKKDVNDFDINKYF; this is encoded by the coding sequence ATGACTTTAAAAAAGAAACACAAATTACTAAAATTGATGTCTTTATTAACTGTTTTTGTAACCCCCACTATACTAATTTCATGTAATAAAGATTCGGGCAAAAAAACTGAAGATGATAAAAAAACTTTAGATAAAAAGGATTCGACAGAGCAAAAAGATCCAGATGAAAAAGATACGAAAAAAGAAGATATTCCAAAAAAAGATGATGATCAAAATAAAAAAGAAGATAATGATAACAGTGACCAAGATAATTCAAACAAACCTAGCAACAATAATGATAATTTAGATAATCAAGATGAAGATAATTATTTTAAGCCTAATGATGAAAATACAACTGAAAATGAGTATGAAATTTTAAAAAATAAATTCTATCCTAATGATATTGATTACGATAAGAAACCTGAAACAAATGAAAGAAGAAATGCTGATGGCCTAGATTGATCAAAGGTTCAAAATTATGAAAACAATAGTGTATTTTTTAACGAAACAAACCAAAAGAAAATAATTTTAAGCAAAAGAAGTTCAAAGATAGGTGATGATTTAGAAGAAATAAAAGAATTAAAAGAACTTTTAAATAAACTAGTTAGTTCAAATGAATATTATGCTTTTGAAGTTTCAAAATTAAATTTCAACGCAAGAAATATGACTAAGGCATTATTGGAGTGATATAGGGAAAGTTGGCCTGATTATTTATATGTTGAATTTAGTTTAAAATCAATTTATTTTGAAACAGAAACAGCCGATGGCAATCAAGATTTAACCAACATAAATTCCAAAACCTATCAAGATCAGTTTATTAGATTAAAAACAATTGAGAAATTTCCTTCAACAATTAAATTAGATTGAATTAATGAAGGAATTGATAAAGAAAATTTACTTCATTTTATAAAAAACGGGTTAGCCCAAATTTCAAACGATATGTCCGATCTTGATAAGGTTTATGCCATTGTTCGCTATGTTTGCGACTATTTTGTTTATGATGACCTTTTAGCTTTTTCTGATTTGCAGGCATCAATAAATACAAGAAAGGCCGTTTGCCAACAATATGGAACTTCCATTGCGTTATTATTACAGCTATCAGGTGTTCATGCAATTCCAAAACAATCTGGAGATATGGAACATCAGTATGCTTTAGTCTATTTTGATCCCGCTGGACAAAATAACAAAAAATGACATAGAGTTGATGGTACTCATGCAGACGACGGTAGAGAAAGTGCTGAAAAAAATAAAGACATTTTTATTCATAAGGATACAAGAAAATACACTAATACTTTTGTAAATCCTATAATTGGAAACGCAAGTAGCATTGAAACAGGTTATGATTTAATAAGATACTTACCATGAGATTTTATGTTTAAAAATAATGAGTATTCAAAAGTAAGCAATTATGATGAAAGTTTTTTACCAATAACCTCAAATACAAAATGAGGCGAAAAATTTAGTAGATATTTCTATAGTAATGGCTATTGATATATGATTACTAATAGAAGATTAGATTCAAATTACAATAATGTTAATTTCTTATACAAAGTTAAATCTAATTCAAACAAATTACAAATTGTAAAAGCAGGAAACAAAATCCTAGATGATCAAGACAAAATAGCACCATTAATCGAGTTAAATAGTGTATTTCATAGAACATATGATCATAATGGTATATTGTACTTATTTTATAAAAATAGTAATGGAGAAATGGTACTAGATTTAATAGATATAAAAGGCAATAAAACCATTGAAACAAAAATTAAATTAAAAGATATTATAAATACCAATGAATTTGATAGTATCATCACGATTTCAAACATAAGATTTGATATGTTAAAAGATGTAATTTATTTTGATGCTGAAGGAATTAAAGATGAAAATTATCTTAAATTACCAGTTAATATAGATTTTAAAAATTCATCAAATAAAAAATTACAGTTTTTTGAAAAAACCAACAAAAATTTAGTTGATTTATGAAGATATAAAACTTTTCTAAGAGCTAAATTAGGAACATACATGTTTTCAAAAAGTGAAAAAATGTATAGTCTAAAAACTAGCTTAAGAAATAAATTTAAAGAATTAGAAAAAGAAATAGATCTAGCATTTAATCATATAGATAGTGATAATGTTGATGTATATATTCAAAAACTTAAAGATATAGAAAAACAAATTGAAAAAAATTGATGAGTTAAAACCTTAAAAAACAATCTAAAAATTGACCAACAAATAGGTTCAACAATTTTTATAGATCAATCTCACTATGATGAATATGGTTTCCATATACCATTTAAAACAGTTTATGATTTTAATATTCATAATACATCTGATAATCATATAATGTATGATGTTTATTATTCAGATAAACCTTTTGATAAAGATAATACAAATAAAGCTAATCTTCTTTTGAAATCAGTTCTTAAAAAAGAATTAAAATTAGATAAAAGCATCTTAAATACAAGTGGTTATATTTTAATAAAATCATATTATCGTGGAAATGAAGACAAAAGTTTTATTTTTTCTAATTTGTCTAAAATTGATTTTTATACTTCAAATAAGTTTTCTATTTTCTTTGAAAAACCAAATAATAAATTATTTAATAACCATAATTTAAATTTAAGTTTAGAAAATACTAATTTTGAGGAAAATTATTATATTAGCTTCAGTTTTTTATTAAAGAATTACAGTCTAATAAAAAACAAAATTCATTATAGAATCCTTCATAAGGATAAAAATGCTTCAACAATTGTTGATAAAGGTTTGTTCGATCCACAAGAGTACCATAAGATTCAATTTTTAGTTGATAAAAATAAGTATAAAAATGGCTCATATCTTTTTGAATTAGATATTGAATTTGAAAATAAAATATATACTTATTACAGTGAACACTTTTTAGATATATCAAAAAAAGATGTTAATGATTTTGATATAAATAAATATTTTTAG